The following coding sequences lie in one Odocoileus virginianus isolate 20LAN1187 ecotype Illinois chromosome 13, Ovbor_1.2, whole genome shotgun sequence genomic window:
- the TBR1 gene encoding T-box brain protein 1, whose product MQLEHCLSPSIMLSKKFLNVSSSYPHSGGSELVLHDHPIISTTDNLERSSPLKKITRGMTNQSDTDNFPDSKDSPGDVQRSKLSPVLDGVSELRHSFDGSAADRYLLSQSSQPQSAATAPSAMFPYPGQHGPAHPAFSIGSPSRYMAHHPVITNGAYNSLLSNSSPQGYPTAGYPYPQQYGHSYQGAPFYQFSSTQPGLVPGKAQVYLCNRPLWLKFHRHQTEMIITKQGRRMFPFLSFNISGLDPTAHYNIFVDVILADPNHWRFQGGKWVPCGKADTNVQGNRVYMHPDSPNTGAHWMRQEISFGKLKLTNNKGASNNNGQMVVLQSLHKYQPRLHVVEVNEDGTEDTSQPGRVQTFTFPETQFIAVTAYQNTDITQLKIDHNPFAKGFRDNYDTIYTGCDMDRLTPSPNDSPRSQIVPGARYAMAGSFLQDQFVSNYAKARFHPGAGAGPGPGTDRSVPHTNGLLSPQQAEDPGAPSPQRWFVTPANNRLDFAASAYDTATDFAGNAATLLSYAAAGVKALPLQAAGCTGRPLGYYADPSGWGARSPPQYCGAKSGSVLPCWPNSAAAAARMAGANPYLGEEAEGLAAERSPLPPGAAEDAKPKDLSDSSWIETPSSIKSIDSSDSGIYEQAKRRRISPADTPVSESSSPLKSEVLAQRDCEKNCAKDIGGYYGFYSHS is encoded by the exons ATGCAGCTGGAGCACTGCCTTTCTCCTTCTATCATGCTCTCCAAGAAATTTCTCAATGTGAGCAGCAGCTACCCACATTCAGGCGGATCTGAGCTTGTCTTGCACGATCATCCCATTATCTCGACCACTGACAACCTGGAGAGAAGTTcacctttgaaaaaaattaccaGGGGGATGACGAATCAGTCAGATACAGACAATTTTCCTGACTCCAAGGACTCACCAGGGGACGTCCAGAGAAGTAAACTCTCTCCTGTCTTGGACGGGGTCTCTGAGCTTCGTCACAGTTTCGATGGCTCTGCTGCGGATCGCTACCTCCTGTCTCAGTCCAGCCAGCCACAGTCCGCGGCCACTGCTCCCAGTGCCATGTTCCCGTACCCCGGCCAGCACGGACCGGCTCACCCCGCCTTCTCCATCGGCAGCCCCAGCCGCTACATGGCCCACCACCCGGTCATCACCAACGGAGCCTACAACAGCCTCCTGTCCAACTCCTCACCGCAGGGCTACCCCACCGCCGGCTACCCCTACCCACAGCAGTACGGCCACTCCTACCAAGGAGCCCCGTTCTACCAGTTCTCCTCCACACAGCCCGGGCTGGTGCCCGGCAAAGCGCAGGTGTACCTGTGCAACAGGCCCCTTTGGCTGAAATTTCACCGGCACCAAACGGAGATGATCATCACCAAACAGGGAAG GCgcatgtttccttttttaagttttaacatTTCTGGTCTCGATCCCACGGCTCATTACAATATTTTTGTGGATGTGATTTTGGCGGATCCCAATCACTGGAGGTTTCAAGGAGGCAAATGGGTTCCTTGCGGCAAAGCGGACACCAATGTGCAAG GAAATCGGGTCTATATGCATCCGGATTCCCCCAACACGGGGGCTCACTGGATGCGTCAAGAAATctcttttggaaaattaaaacttACAAACAACAAAGGAGCCTCAAACAACAATGGGCAG ATGGTGGTTTTGCAGTCCTTGCACAAGTACCAGCCCCGCCTGCATGTAGTGGAAGTGAACGAGGACGGCACGGAGGACACCAGCCAGCCCGGCCGCGTGCAGACGTTCACTTTTCCCGAGACTCAGTTCATCGCCGTCACTGCCTACCAGAACACCGAT attACACAACTGAAAATAGATCACAACCCCTTTGCTAAAGGATTTCGGGATAATTATGATAC GATCTACACCGGCTGCGACATGGACCGCCTGACCCCCTCGCCCAACGACTCCCCGCGCTCGCAGATCGTGCCCGGGGCCCGCTACGCCATGGCCGGCTCTTTCCTGCAGGACCAGTTCGTGAGCAACTACGCCAAGGCCCGTTTCCACCCGGGCGCGGGCGCCGGCCCCGGGCCGGGCACGGACCGCAGCGTGCCGCACACCAACGGGCTGCTGTCGCCGCAGCAGGCCGAGGACCCGGGCGCGCCGTCGCCGCAGCGCTGGTTTGTGACTCCGGCCAACAACCGGCTGGACTTCGCCGCCTCGGCCTACGACACGGCCACGGACTTCGCGGGCAACGCGGCCACGCTGCTCTCGTACGCGGCGGCGGGCGTGAAGGCGCTGCCGCTGCAGGCGGCTGGCTGCACGGGCCGCCCGCTCGGCTACTACGCCGACCCGTCGGGCTGGGGCGCGCGCAGCCCACCGCAGTACTGCGGCGCCAAGTCGGGCTCGGTGCTGCCCTGCTGGCCCAACAGCGCCGCGGCCGCCGCGCGCATGGCCGGCGCCAACCCCTACCTGGGCGAGGAGGCCGAGGGCCTGGCCGCCGAGCGCTCGCCGCTGCCGCCGGGCGCCGCCGAGGACGCCAAGCCCAAGGACCTGTCCGACTCCAGCTGGATCGAGACGCCCTCCTCTATCAAGTCCATCGACTCGAGCGACTCGGGGATTTACGAGCAGGCCAAACGGAGGCGGATCTCGCCCGCCGACACGCCGGTGTCCGAGAGCTCGTCCCCGCTCAAGAGCGAGGTGCTGGCCCAGCGGGACTGCGAGAAGAACTGCGCCAAGGACATAGGCGGCTACTACGGCTTCTACTCACACAGCTAG